A stretch of DNA from Cannabis sativa cultivar Pink pepper isolate KNU-18-1 chromosome X, ASM2916894v1, whole genome shotgun sequence:
TGTGGTTCCTCCACAATGAAATGCCAAAAGAATCGTCCTCTATTGCCTAACAAtagtaacttaaaataattaaataaaaaagattaaatCATAAAAACTTGAAACAACAACACCTAAGCAAAACAATCACTACCTAGAGATCAAAACAGAACAAAAAGctcttattatatttattacctTAACATTATTTCCTAAAATTAGAATTTATTATAATGGACTTTCTCCTTCACCTTCTAAATATACCATTTTTCTAAAGCTGGCAAAACAAACCATTACTATACTACTCTTCTTCCTTGTCTTCCCAGAAACTGAGCAAAGAGAAAATCTCTTgaataaaaagaatatatatatataaataaacaagagaagagagaagaagaagagaagggaAGGGACAACAATGGTGTTTGATGGTCGGCATGTGCTTTTAGTACTCGCCATTCTTTCGGTTGTGCTGTCTTCTACTGTCGTTTCTCAAAGAGGGAGACATATTCAGGGTGTTGTTTATGATGGAAGGTCTTTGATCATCAATGGAAAACGAGAGCTTCTTTTCTCTGGCTCCATTCATTATCCGCGTAGTACCCCAGATGTAATTACTTGATTATTTAGAATCCAACCAgctgatatatatataattaatcatGGATTCAAGATATAATAAATTTCtgatcattttgtggacatGGGCTGTTTTCAGATGTGGCCAGATCTAATTCAGAAGGCCAAACATGGTGGTTTGAATGTGATCCAGACATACGTTTTTTGGAACATTCATGAGCCTGTTAAAGGCGAGGTGAAACAAcgtttttaatcttttttctttatagAAGTTACATTAATTTAGTACGTACTTtgctttcaaaaaagaaaaaaaaattcagtacgtacatatatatatatatatatataaaattatgtaCTTCCTTCTCTTGgcttatatttgtttatttttgcaGTTTAATTTTGAAGGAAACAAAGATTTGGTGAAGTTCATTAAATTGATTGGTGAACAAGGAATGTATGTAACGCTCAGGGTTGGACCTTTCATTCAAGCCGAATGGAACCATGGGTaacatatataacataattatattaatattatccCCTACTTATCTTCATATTGTTATATGTTGATTTCCTTTTTAATTGTAacgaaaaatattatatttcagAGGTCTTCCATATTGGTTGAGAGAAGTCCCTGACATCATTTTCCGTTCTGATAATGCACCCTTCAAGGTAACACAAATTTTATAAGACCCCAATGTGAGTTTAAGTGAGTGATATTAATAAATAACTTTCCATGGAAGGATTAATTTGATCACAATTTACCATTTTTGCAGTACCACATGAAAAAATATGTGAAGATGATTATAAACAAGATGAAAGAAGAGAAGCTTTTTGCTCCACAAGGTGGTCCAATTATTTTGGCACAGGTTTGCTATGGGGTCACACTTTTGTGATTTATTAGTTTTTtcataaattcttattttttttggctctttattttattttcatgatgATAACTTTATATAATACAGATTGAAAATGAGTACAACCATGTCCAACTTGCATATAGAGAATTGGGAGCTAGATATGTTCAGTGGGCTGCAAACATGGCTGTGGGATTGAAAATTGGAGTTCCATGGGTCATGTGCAAGCAGAAAGATGCTCCTGATCCAGTGGTAATTATCAgtgaatctttttttttttttttttaattttaattatatttgagTGAACATAAGATTGATTGTGGCATTAACTCTAACCAAAACAATTTGTAGATTAACACATGCAATGGAAGACATTGTGGAGATACTTTCACTGGTCCTAATAAGCCCAACAAGCCATCTATTTGGACTGAGAATTGGACTGCTCAGTAAGTTTATGTACTTCTGATCTATGACcaattttttttgaagtttATTAAGCTTTGTGTGTCCTAAATTTAGAATGCGATGCCCAACTTTTCTTGTACTTTTTCAGATACCGAGTTTTTGGAGATCCTCCTTCTCAAAGAGCAGTAGAAGACATTGCATATTCGGTAGCCCGGTTCTTCTCTAAGAATGGAACTCTGAACAACTACTATATGGTATAAAAATGAATCTTATTCTGATCTAACAGCCAGACTTTTTTGTATTTTGGAAATCTTAATGGTTTTCATGATTAAAAAACAATGCAGTACCATGGTGGGACTAATTTTGCTAGAACAAGTGCTGTTTTCACTACAACTAGATACTATGATGAAGCTCCTCTTGATGAATATGGTAAAAAAAGTTCCATCTCCATGGATTGAACAAGTGCTGTTCTTCTCTTAATGTAGCTGATCAATCTAATTTTTGTTACTCTTTATGTAGGTTTACAACGGGAGCCTAAGTGGAGTCATCTAAGAGACTTACACAAGGCTTTGAATCTATGTAAGAAAGCTTTGCTTTGGGGAACTTCTGGAGTCCAAAGGTTGGGCAAGCACACTGAGGTAATAAGTTTTTTTGATTGAGTAAATGGAATTCAGAACAAATTCTGTGTCAAAATGAAACAAGACTAATTAAGTGGTCTCGTTTATGCAGGTTCGGCTTTATGAGAAGCCAGGAACATCCATATGTGCTGCTTTTTTAACCAACAACAGCACCAAAGCCGGACACACTGTGAAATTTAAGGGTGACACGTTTTACCTGCCACCAAGGTCCATAAGTATTCTTCCTGATTGTAAGAATGTGGTCTACAACACTGAAATTGTAAGTACTTATCATTTTTATCATTTACATAGTATCTCTAATATTCATATTCCATAAGAGAAAGCCTCACATGTATCGAGTTTTTGTGTCTCAAAAACAGATTGTATCACAACATAATGCAAGGAATTATGTCAGACCGAAAGAAACCAAAAATCTTAAATGGAAGATGTCTCCGGAGCCCATTCCAAATGTTCATCAACTGCATGTTAGTAGCAAAATACCAAATGAGCTCTATGGCATGCTTAAAGATACCACAGACTATGGATGGTACACCACCAGGTAAATTTCAtggttaaaattgaaaaaggtcTCCCTCTCGCTTCTACGGATTAACTCTAATGTGATAAGTATTATAATTGCAGCATTGAACTAAGTCGACATGACTTGCCAATGAGGCCTGATATTCTACCTGTTTTAAGAGTTGCAAGTCTTGGCCATGCACTGCATGCATTTGTTAACGGTGAATATATTGGTAAGGCAAAGCCACTCAATAACTCAATTAAGTACTTAGAATcaactgagagagagagagagagagtcagaTTTTACAACTAAGACAAGAGGCCTCTGGTTTCAGGATCTGCACATGGGAGTCATGAAGAGAAGGGGTTTCTATTCCAAAAAGCCATAACCTTAAAGCCTGGGACTAATCATATATCAGTGTTGGGCATGACAGTTGGACTCCCTGTAAGCAACTCATAACTTGATTAAGTAACTCACTCACTCAATGAAGTTTAATTCGCCactaaaaaaaccagtttcttttcttttgaattttaaGGATAGTGGAGCCTATATGGAGCACAGATATGCTGGGCCCCGAGCTATCACAATTCTTGGTTTGAACACTGGAACAATCGATCTTACACAAAATGGTTGGGGGCATcaggtaaaaaataaaataaaaactaaagccAATATCATAACAGCTAAGTTTGAATTAAATGGACAAATTTATTGACCAAATTGGAGCATTTTACAGGTTGGTCTGACTGGAGAAAATAATCATGTGTTTTCTGAAAGTGGAGCAAAGAAGATTGAGTGGACTGAAGTCAAAGAAGAAGGACGAGCTCTCACTTGGTACAAGGTAAGGTGTTCAGAACTTTTCTACCTTGGACAAGCATTAACTTTAACTCAATCAGACATATTTACATTTATATAATGTATGTTTTGTTGATTTATCCAGACACGGTTTCATGCCCCTGAAGGTAAAGACCCGGTTGCTATCAGAATGAATGGAATGGGCAAAGGAATGATCTGGGTTAATGGCCAAAGCATCGGACGGTATTGGATGTCTTATCTCTCTCCTCTTGGAAAACCTTCTCAAGAAGAGTAAGACaccctaaacaaaacaaaacaaacatacTTTACGCTTGACTATATAATACAAAGAAAAAAGCAAGTGAGGATTTTGTCTCAAACATTTGTTTATGATCAGATACCACATTCCAAGATCATACCTGAAGCCAAAGAAAAACCTTCTTGTTATTTTGGAGGAGGAGAAAGCGAACCCAGACGACATCGAGATATTAACTGTTAACAGAGACACCATCTGTAGTATCATAACAGAGACAGCTCCACCCCACGTCAAATCATGGGCAAGGGAAGAAAATGACATTAGACCCGTCGTTGATCATTTACATCCTGCGGCTCACCTCAAGTGTCCTAACCACAAGAAGATCGTAGCCGTTGAATTTGCAAGCTTTGGCGACCCAGAAGGCGCTTGCGGAAGCTTCTTTGTCGGAAAATGCGACTCTGCTCTAACCAAGGGAATTGTTGAACAGGTATATATCTTACATTATACTAAGAGGCTATATGCccttctaagaaaaaaaaatctaatgatATCTTTTTATTTAGTTCAACTGCAACTCTTTTGTTATCTTTTGATTAAGTAAATTATAATTGCAGCAACACATATCTTATATCTGCGTTTAACATATGGTTTATATAAATagagtagaacctctatttaataacctctaatttgttataaaaaaataaagtccAATTTGGgacagttataaataagaataacctctatattgtaattagttatgcATTTTTTAAATCCCGTATTAATAAAATAGACCTCTATataggaataattacatcttaaaaaaatatatacatatattttataaatttatttatgtaaaattaataattttatttcaaattatagtacatatataaatattatatgtactcgaaaataattttaatataatatagtattaagaatTATTTATTGGTAATTtcattacattgatattttaattttttttttcaagtgtaactctatttagttataacctctcaattagaatattattttcttgatcccaagtgtattcttggatagaggttctactgtatatgaTTAATTGTTGCAAAAATTCTAATAGTTTTACTTTGCTAgcaattaactttaaaatttaaatttcaactaTTAATTGCCCTTTTAGATTGTTCAGGTATTTAAATGCTAACGATACGGTAGTTTTGGAAGTTTTATcgataaaatttgagtttttagaattaattgttAACAAAGTGAAACTATTAAGAATTTTGCCGCAATTAACTCATCAATATATAAAAGAGAATTTGGTttcttgattttatttgaagaATATTAATATAGTTACAACTTACAAGTGACGTATTGTTTGTTTTGTCTTGTTTTGAGCAGGAATGCTTGGGAAAATCAAGTTGTACAGTGCCAGCAAAGAGAGAGGTTTTCGACAAGAATGGTGATCATTGCCCAGATACAATGAAAACGCTTGCGATCCAAGTAAAGTGTGCTGCTAAGGATTAATGAGTAGAGGATTGAAAAAAGTAAAAGTTGGGATCGTCAGAATCAAAAACATGAGTCTCTTCATATTGTTTATGTTCTCAACCAATCAACCATTTAAAACTCTCAacccttttcttcttttttttcttttctatatatataatacataattttttgtttGGCAAATATACAAAACTTTATTTGCTCCAAAGAGAAGCTATATTGATTGATATATTTGATAGGAGATGATGGATATGCATTCTTTTGgttgattttattcttttttctttcaaataaatatttaaaactaCATatgaaacaaaagaaaaatcatttttttttatttttcatcttctttCGGTGATGGTCTCGCTTACAACAAATTTACCAAGCTAGCATATTACAAGGGCATATAAAAAATGTACACAAATTCAAATATTAGAACCATACAATAAATGAAAAACCTATATTTCAACCAACACATCAGAATCAAAATCAAACCATACCCACACCCAAACTCAAATCTTCGTCTTATTTTTTCTCTTCGAGTATATAAGGTACAATTCGGGAGCTTTGATCACACCAAGAAATTTCCCTCCATTGTGaaaaacataattaatatttttgtttctttaattttttacactATCAAAATGTGCTATTATCTacaaacataattttttataaatagatAGATAGTAATTGATAAATAGATACAAATTAAATACCTATTATCCTTTTTACTTTAATcattaaaactaaaaattaaaacataaattattataaggaGTATTAATATGTGCACACATATATCACTCACAAATATGACACATACATATGTGAAAAGTCGCTATTAACATGAATAAGCCCAATAGAGCCTAAATAAAACTGTCATAAAGTGATATCTATTTTAGTAACCTAGTCCATCTAAATATCTGAAAATAAATggacttcctatatgcatctaagctcaaaagcaaacatatagactcACACATGTCAAATTGATTTAGATGGGCCCAATCATGTTTCTAAGTTTACACATTGACAATTAAacaatgattaaaatcagatctttggatctatcaacaagttaatcatagaaatttagatcaaataaataatatgtttgttaattaattatattttttctcgAGTTTTGTATTCCTCTCGATTTCTCTGGTCCTTCCTTAAGGCTTCCTCCTCCTATTCCGCAAACTTCTTCTCCGATGACTCCCGGTTTGTGGCCTTGGCCCATTAGTGACTCCGAGGTCACTGCCCAATGGTCCCTTTGCAGAGATCGCTACTCCGACCTTCTTTTGGGTAATTACCGCCTTCTTTCTTTCCAATGAGAGCTAGGTATGTTTTCTATGCCTTTAACCCGATTATGCTTATGATCATCTTTAGTATATTTTCATGTGATCAATCTATATTTTCAAcgcattcatatatataatgtattatatatataatattattgcaTAAGGCTTTGTAACATTCTCTAATATTTTTGACTTTATATATACTGCTTAtagtttattcatttattgagattattgaggcttcttttctcttctttctGTTTATATATGGAGTCCAAATATTAATCACATTAATGGTGATCAAACTAAGAGAAACTATAGCATCCCACCACTCTTTAATCGTTTGGATGAGATTTGTGTCGGATTGGTAACTTTTAAAATTGTCTGAGCTTGTTTTCCGATTGAGAAATGGTGGAGCACCGAAGACAGCGGCTTAGAGTTGCATCGGTGTATGATCAAGTAATTTAGCCATTTATGTTGAGTAAAATCTCTGTATTTAATTTTGGTATTTATTtcatacatttaaattttttaaatcacattaatttttatatattttatgacaattttaactattttaattttattaaatgtttatatatgcattaaatcttggaaaatttacatccaagtacatcaattataatttattttcaaaaatacggtGGGTCCATTATAATACTAAAATTGTACCGTTTAATAccgttttttaatttaattggtttttattttatgtttctgACATCAACCCATCATGTCCATTAGCCCATCATGTCCACAAGGAATTACGTGCCACAATCTGTAggctttttttagaaaaaaattagttgTTTAGTTTTGTATGAGTAAGTAATAGtttataatcaatttttttatttaaagtagGAGTGAGTAGAGTATTTATAGGGGTTAATATCAGTCattgtgtttttattttctcatttttttagttttttttttctttttcttattcttCTCTACTTTTATTTTCACAGAGCACAGAGCTCATGGGTATGAGTTATGGTTTATTTTCTGTTGTAGAATCTTCTTTGTTACTTGTTAGTTTGTGTATGGGCAATTATTTTTTGCTATTTCCAGAATAAAAAAAACCATTAAGTTACTCATAATACCAATCATATACTGATTAGTTgccgtttttttaattttttttagtatattgaTTAATGTATCTTAAATAATGTTAAGATATCATAaaatataactttaaaataacttaTTGGTAATTAATTTAGATAATTAGTAATTTAAATATTTGCAAATTTTACTAATAAGttacgtgattttttttttttaaaagaaaaagttgtaacttattagtttattgtatgtaatttattgcgtaacttattagtttatttataaattttattagtttattagttGTGTGagctttttttttaagtttattgtaacctattgtaaataaataatgttacacaagaaaaaaaaaagtaacctaaaagtatttaaaacaataaaacaatataatataatctaaaaataaatacattggtttcaatgtaacaaaaaaatatataaaataattggtaCATTTATCTAAAAAAAACAATTGGTACATAATAATGGTAGCTTATTATAATACATGATAAtctattaatttcgaaaataaactttaaggttacccaaatatattttaaatattatacaataatataacttaaaaaataattatttgattataagATCTTTACAAATAAGTTTTAGAAGTAACCAAATTGCatctaaaattatataatataaaaataaagttttttttaatgtaaaagtAACTAGTTAGTTTTTTTATCGGCATTATAAATAACCAAATTGTTACTTttgaaaatgtaaaaaaaaaaaaatagaattcagGATGAAGAAGCTGTATTATTGGTTTATAGTATATGTTAGTTGATTGATGGTATTTATAGTATATTGTTAGAAAAGAtagaacaataataataacaatatttttttacgCAAAAATAAACTTGAAGATGCTAATTCGTATTAATAAAACCTAGAAATAACTCTTTGATTATTAAGGTGTTCTAAATAAATTTTAGAGGTAACCAAaatgtatctcaaattataaaatatgaaaaaaaaaatatttttttttatgaaaaagtaACTGATTAGTTTCTTATCAGCATCATAAGTAACCAAAAAGTTACTTTTGAAATTgaggaaaatagaaaaaaaaaaaacaacaaagtaAATTTTGGATCAATTTTTCTAAAGTGTCGATTGAGTTGTTCCTTTATCCAGCAACGATTCCATCTCTAATTTTTaggtattttttgtaatttaaggAACAATTTCAGTACTGAACTCGTGATCGATCTTGTGGCGATTGTAATCGAAGCTTTTTTGTTCGTTAATGGAGTTTTTGGTGGTGAAATGGTCTTAAATTGTGACTTTGatcttatatatattcttagTGAAACAATTTTGCAAATCTTATCGATAGTTTAAGAAACGATTTCGGTTATGAAGATTGATTGATGTTGTGTTGTTTGTGAACGAAGCTTTTTTGTTCGTTAATGGAGTTTTTTTTAAGAATGATTATAGTTGTGATTTTGATATTCTATAATCACAGGAAAGTAAATTTAAAGGTTTTGTTTTTGGTATTGTGTTTCACATATTGTTCAAAGGACCCGCATTCATGGAGGGAGTTGGCAGGTTTCCTTTTTGATTTCGGTATGAGATTTTTTTGGTATTGCGGTAGAGATGATGATGTGTCACGTTACTAGAAGACTAATAAATTAATCaaggttatttatgttattattatgtgtattacgtatattaataaaaatttcccttaaatctttggtaattttatattaaatttttatattctttaattagcatttatttatattttctttttcccttattATTAGCTAGTAAATCTAAATTAACGGTTTTTTTGGATATTAAGATCTAAATTAacgtttattttattttgttttacttttatattttaatgatTAGTGATTAACCATTATTAAATTTATTGACTAAtccatttattaaataatttatttattcataattaattttatgtcattcttttaatatttttatttttatattcatttataataaatttaattaaatatatttataaatttagatCATtgacttttaaatattaataaatattacataataaatatgtattatcaataataatcatcTACTTATCATTATcatattcatataattttttgatAGTTTTGATGCTTTTTACGGTTTTTGTGCCTTTTATGGTTTTTGTGTCATTTATTATGACTTGTCCCTATTTGTTTAGGGTATTGTATGGTATGGTCAATGAGTAAGAGAATTAATCTATTTTGTGCTCATAATTTCTACTTTGACGATTCTTTTCACTTTTAACAGATAAGTATTTCAAATCTTTTTAAgtctttttctttaatattgaTTGATTTACCATCACTTTTcactttatatttttcattatattgTGTTGTAATggagtattattttttattattttgtaggttGTTTTGTGGAGGGCCTACAATTACATAAAATTTACCGATAAgtttaagtttaaatttaatctaattgttttttattttcagtagTTTCAAATATGGTGCTAGTAGgttgttactagccaaaggataatacctttggctagttatactttaaaaattttgttagtttttagtaattttgagtTAGTGTTATGGGTTGTGGgtcaaattttaagtttgtattttaattgttattttataaattgttattctaatataattgtattttttggtttggtgtTGTAGTATTTTTTCAGTTTCGCTAGCTCTGGTGACAACTATTATTAATGGGAAGGTGTTTTTCAATGAGATTGGGTGCTATTTGAAgacgttatagctttattgtctaaatttccgggggcagttttgtcacATGTAGCTTGCGATAAGATTTTTGCAGTTCATGGTTTGACAAAACATGCCCTTCGGTTAGACAATAAgttatcctggttcgaggaagTTGTACCGCCGATCGTGGTTAATCATGTGTGACTCAATTCAccacgtcaaaaaaaaaataaaataaagaaatatgtttgttaaaaaaaaaattaataagcaattaaataaaacaaataatgtccatgtaaatttaaaattttagggttgttgaaacaacttaaaatatcttttcaaaatttaaaattaaactaattttaaaatatttaggtttatttgaattattttatcaaattaaatatctaataagataaataatttgaaaataactaaatagatatttttagtatcattttataatcttataatttaataaaatgcaaataacaaaataaactaattttagaataaatatggttaggcaattattattttaagaataaaataataaataaataataattatccgaattatatatcaaaatatctcaaattaagcctttttcaaatttctacaaaaatatcgaagtcatttaaatatttaaaatatcatttttttaacttatgatttataaacaattaaatatttaacaaaataaccaattttaaatttaaaaatattatggttagaatatctataaaaatatctaggttaatttcaaatttattaattatttaatttatcctataagataattttaatataatattttaaattaaaaggataaagttatcttttaatttaaaatatggctaatatttaaatatttgatcctataattaaataatatataaatattaaagaaattaacaaatttttaaaatttgaccataattaaaaaataaaataatcaaattttaaatttaaacctcaaaaaattcaaaattaataataatctattaaaaattaaatattattaatttaaaattaatatttaagtttaaatatattaaaaataatattttattttgatttttatggtttgaaTTGGGAAAATTCGAAATTTGGGGAAAAATTCCACAAAAATCACACAAGAGGAGTGACTGCCAGCAAGGCTGCACGTGCAACCAAAataggctgcaagcagccattacGCGCGCGGGAAAGGGGGGGCTGGAAGCATATCCGCGCGAAGATGACCCTGCTAGCAGGGTATTCGCGCGCATGATCCTGTCCGAATGCACGTGTCTCAGACACGATTTTTTCCCCAAGGCGTGGGCAGATGCAGCTTCGAGTCTGAGTGCCTGGTGCACACGAGCACCCACTCGACACCtcttgaactcgaaaaatcaaAACaccataactttctcaatttttatcagaattgagttccgtaaaaaccaaaattgcttaattttttacaaggaatccaaataaaataattttagaatgaaaataaaattattttcatggaaaaatttcataattcacatacattcatcaaataacacataaaccaacatgaacacatccagaTCAACACACAAatttgaggccagttgttgggaatattttaccaggatctagatttactaacaagtatgttgaattaacatcctaaatatgaactctttaaaacaatgaaataaacacataagggtaaAACCTTAGATTGATTACAGCGAAATAACATGAGTCATTCTGtttaagatctctagcccttaattcctttttgtagcagatcATTAAGATctaaacttggatctctttctctccttcgggtttggttaccaccgtcttactcactatgattgagtacttgacttgctatgtgtgggcatggcactcttttactcaaggtttcgaatatggtgaagaacaatgaaagaGGATGAAATAACTAAGGaatgaactctctcatctaggttgaagTCAATAGTTAAATTGACAAgagttggatgagtgagagtatcatgttccttttatagtgtttcaactagggcttagggcttaattatatggattaaaataagtatcaaatgaaaatacaactcttttaaaataatgagctttagttataaggatattcgatctccattgttggtcctacatggttaattattttcaatataacctcgagacgctagactttgttccccttatggatggttattcgttgaagcatttaacaccgtaaagatctcgaaagataagggctagagatcttgaacggaagaagtcattatattctgctgcaatcaatgtaaggttttcttaaacccttatgtgtttatttcattgttttagagaattcatatttaggaagttaattcaacatacttgttagtaaatctactagttgtctaacatagaaaactaggtttgatttggttgaaggcatcaagtggatgagtgagagcatcatgttccttttatagtgtttcaactagggcttagggctgaattatatgaattaaaaaagaataaaatattgaacaaaataaacactagggccggccacttaaaggaccaatctctagttataattttgccactttttttcaaccacttattcttctttcaataataccatattttccaattcaatcgtataaatgcaaaaactatttatttaataattataattaattatcaaataacattatcatttatgtaatttattaattagaccatacaaagtctcttaattaacaaattgaccctaagcctctttttttcacaattaagcccgtgcttagtgaaaattcataaataagacatagtctaatttcagaattataagtaattaattaaatcaattaattgagtgtgcaagcagtattatctcaactagtgaggggaccatgggcctatataactgagctttcaataagtagatctagaatttaccaagtaaattctctaacttattaattcctccttgcgcaattatagat
This window harbors:
- the LOC133032438 gene encoding beta-galactosidase 13-like; its protein translation is MVFDGRHVLLVLAILSVVLSSTVVSQRGRHIQGVVYDGRSLIINGKRELLFSGSIHYPRSTPDMWPDLIQKAKHGGLNVIQTYVFWNIHEPVKGEFNFEGNKDLVKFIKLIGEQGMYVTLRVGPFIQAEWNHGGLPYWLREVPDIIFRSDNAPFKYHMKKYVKMIINKMKEEKLFAPQGGPIILAQIENEYNHVQLAYRELGARYVQWAANMAVGLKIGVPWVMCKQKDAPDPVINTCNGRHCGDTFTGPNKPNKPSIWTENWTAQYRVFGDPPSQRAVEDIAYSVARFFSKNGTLNNYYMYHGGTNFARTSAVFTTTRYYDEAPLDEYGLQREPKWSHLRDLHKALNLCKKALLWGTSGVQRLGKHTEVRLYEKPGTSICAAFLTNNSTKAGHTVKFKGDTFYLPPRSISILPDCKNVVYNTEIIVSQHNARNYVRPKETKNLKWKMSPEPIPNVHQLHVSSKIPNELYGMLKDTTDYGWYTTSIELSRHDLPMRPDILPVLRVASLGHALHAFVNGEYIGSAHGSHEEKGFLFQKAITLKPGTNHISVLGMTVGLPDSGAYMEHRYAGPRAITILGLNTGTIDLTQNGWGHQVGLTGENNHVFSESGAKKIEWTEVKEEGRALTWYKTRFHAPEGKDPVAIRMNGMGKGMIWVNGQSIGRYWMSYLSPLGKPSQEEYHIPRSYLKPKKNLLVILEEEKANPDDIEILTVNRDTICSIITETAPPHVKSWAREENDIRPVVDHLHPAAHLKCPNHKKIVAVEFASFGDPEGACGSFFVGKCDSALTKGIVEQECLGKSSCTVPAKREVFDKNGDHCPDTMKTLAIQVKCAAKD